The following are from one region of the Chitinivibrionia bacterium genome:
- the dapB gene encoding dihydrodipicolinate reductase encodes MSIKVMINGLPGNVAKEVAQAVIARGLELIPYSLTGAQISEKEIEIGKSKIKLLKPDEKESAIEKIKSEFGEFITVDYTHPTAVNSNAEFYIAHNLPFVMGTTGGDRVKLFDDIKNAKLSCVIAPNMAKQIVALQFMLEQMQKNFPDLYKNYTLSCKESHQKTKADTSGTAKAIVDTFNKTGIKPITYDDIQQVRDEREQMEFGVPEKYLGGHAFHTYRLESEDKTVAFEFRHNVCGRSIYADGTVDAIIFLAKNLKPKGEGTCFSMIDVLKSGAM; translated from the coding sequence GTGTCAATAAAAGTTATGATAAACGGCTTGCCGGGAAATGTGGCAAAAGAAGTGGCGCAAGCCGTTATAGCGCGAGGGCTTGAACTTATCCCCTACTCGCTGACAGGCGCGCAGATAAGCGAAAAAGAGATAGAAATCGGCAAAAGCAAGATAAAATTACTGAAACCCGACGAAAAAGAAAGCGCTATTGAAAAAATAAAAAGCGAGTTCGGCGAATTTATCACAGTCGATTACACGCACCCGACAGCGGTAAATTCAAACGCCGAGTTTTACATCGCGCACAATTTACCTTTTGTTATGGGAACAACGGGTGGCGACAGAGTAAAACTTTTCGACGACATCAAAAACGCCAAACTTTCCTGTGTAATCGCGCCGAATATGGCAAAGCAGATAGTCGCGCTTCAGTTTATGCTTGAACAAATGCAGAAAAACTTTCCCGATTTATACAAAAATTACACATTGTCGTGTAAGGAAAGCCACCAAAAAACCAAAGCGGATACTTCTGGAACCGCCAAAGCAATCGTTGATACTTTCAACAAAACGGGAATTAAACCGATTACATACGACGACATACAACAAGTCCGCGACGAGCGCGAGCAAATGGAATTCGGCGTACCTGAAAAATATCTCGGCGGACACGCGTTCCATACCTATCGTTTGGAAAGCGAAGACAAAACCGTCGCGTTTGAATTCCGCCACAACGTCTGCGGCAGAAGCATTTACGCCGACGGAACAGTTGACGCGATAATCTTTTTGGCGAAAAACCTGAAACCAAAAGGCGAAGGCACTTGCTTTTCTATGATTGACGTCCTGAAATCAGGCGCGATGTAA
- a CDS encoding S1 RNA-binding domain-containing protein has translation MSDGKAVSKKEELTSAQEEQMAEIKKLDSQAIKKEAEKKEEGSASSDEKKSKSGKAPKAQLREMAENKTVVSGTVTGVSRGGLKVKVLGHDAFCPISQLDTKKLKPEDLNSYLKENYEFVITGIEKGTNVILSRIPLVAGDVEGRVAEIEAIVKGGGTISGTVSGILMDKSKKEETGAFVDLDGVEGLVHISELSWTRAANVRDVVEVGKDYTFKVISVERKDPLTATKVKLSLKQVGNDPWKDLGSQLKVGQKISGIVSRTGNNGAFVCLKEGIEALIRTEDLSWEKFKKISDIVKKGDEVNAKIINIDLEKRRVDLSLKDENSDPWTNITSKYQDGMTVKGTVADEKEYGYFIDIEAGITGLLNKARIAGEKGKKDKLWKKGEEVEVVVQYIDTEERKIVLSFGEVELAPMQKISDQPKKKRERTDKSSSKGGGAPLTYDTAKTGGEDGASEFANLLQNAIDKKKKKK, from the coding sequence ATGAGTGACGGAAAAGCGGTTTCAAAAAAAGAGGAACTGACTTCTGCACAAGAAGAGCAGATGGCGGAAATTAAAAAACTCGATTCGCAGGCGATTAAGAAAGAAGCAGAAAAAAAAGAAGAAGGTTCGGCGTCAAGCGACGAGAAAAAATCCAAATCAGGAAAAGCGCCTAAAGCTCAACTTCGGGAGATGGCGGAAAACAAAACCGTTGTTTCGGGAACAGTTACGGGAGTAAGCAGAGGCGGTTTGAAAGTTAAAGTTCTCGGACACGACGCATTTTGCCCTATTTCGCAACTTGATACGAAAAAATTGAAGCCTGAAGATTTGAACTCATACCTTAAAGAAAATTATGAATTTGTTATAACAGGAATTGAGAAAGGTACAAATGTTATCCTTTCAAGAATTCCGCTTGTTGCAGGCGATGTTGAAGGAAGAGTTGCCGAAATAGAAGCAATCGTAAAAGGCGGCGGCACAATCAGCGGCACAGTTTCCGGCATTCTTATGGATAAAAGCAAAAAAGAAGAGACCGGCGCTTTTGTTGATTTGGATGGAGTAGAAGGTTTGGTGCATATTTCAGAACTTTCTTGGACGCGTGCCGCAAATGTCAGAGATGTTGTTGAAGTCGGTAAAGACTACACTTTCAAAGTGATTTCCGTTGAGCGCAAAGACCCGCTTACCGCTACAAAAGTAAAACTTTCTCTCAAACAGGTGGGCAACGACCCGTGGAAAGACCTCGGCAGTCAATTAAAAGTCGGACAAAAAATCAGCGGCATTGTGTCGCGCACGGGTAATAACGGTGCATTTGTTTGTTTGAAAGAGGGAATTGAAGCGCTTATCAGAACGGAAGATTTGAGCTGGGAAAAATTCAAGAAAATCTCGGACATCGTTAAAAAAGGTGATGAAGTTAATGCGAAAATTATAAATATCGACCTTGAAAAACGCCGAGTAGATTTGTCGCTCAAAGACGAAAACAGCGACCCTTGGACTAATATTACGAGCAAATATCAAGACGGAATGACCGTAAAAGGCACCGTTGCCGATGAAAAAGAGTACGGCTATTTTATAGATATTGAAGCAGGAATTACAGGACTTTTGAATAAGGCGCGCATTGCGGGCGAAAAAGGCAAAAAGGACAAACTTTGGAAAAAAGGCGAAGAGGTTGAAGTCGTAGTTCAGTATATTGATACCGAAGAAAGAAAAATAGTGCTTTCTTTTGGCGAGGTAGAGCTTGCGCCTATGCAGAAAATTTCCGACCAGCCGAAAAAGAAAAGGGAAAGAACGGACAAATCGTCTTCAAAAGGCGGTGGCGCACCTTTAACTTACGATACAGCAAAAACAGGCGGCGAAGACGGAGCGAGCGAGTTTGCAAATTTGTTGCAAAATGCAATCGACAAAAAGAAGAAGAAAAAATAA
- a CDS encoding type 4a pilus biogenesis protein PilO has product MATNINIDFSDRKTQIIAAILAVGIIGAGLLVYFKIMPRMENLRNLNARSAQLTQELDRILELRPQLDRMRIEVAQLQQEMDSLEALFPTEPDVAGLITSISRVARSQNIAVMNFRPLERISREYFTENLYEMSLLGSFHRIGNFFAQVANFDMIVNIDRVSLRASSVLMNDLQAFDNYRGNKTSDEMIRSVLVNFRMTTYTSLQGAQQ; this is encoded by the coding sequence ATGGCAACAAATATAAATATTGATTTCAGCGACAGAAAAACGCAGATTATAGCCGCGATACTCGCCGTCGGCATAATTGGCGCAGGGCTTCTTGTCTATTTTAAAATTATGCCGAGAATGGAAAATTTAAGAAATCTTAACGCTCGTTCTGCACAACTTACTCAAGAATTGGACAGAATTTTGGAGTTAAGACCACAGTTAGACAGAATGCGGATTGAGGTTGCCCAATTACAGCAGGAAATGGACTCGCTTGAAGCGCTTTTCCCGACAGAACCCGATGTTGCAGGACTTATAACGAGTATATCGAGAGTTGCGAGAAGTCAGAATATAGCGGTTATGAATTTCAGACCACTTGAAAGAATTTCGCGGGAATATTTCACCGAAAACCTTTATGAAATGTCGCTTTTGGGTTCGTTCCACAGAATAGGAAATTTTTTCGCACAGGTAGCAAATTTCGATATGATTGTAAATATAGACCGAGTAAGTTTAAGAGCGAGTTCGGTGCTTATGAACGATTTGCAAGCATTCGATAATTATCGGGGCAACAAAACAAGCGACGAAATGATACGAAGCGTTTTGGTCAATTTCAGAATGACTACATACACATCTTTACAGGGGGCGCAACAATGA
- a CDS encoding PilN domain-containing protein, with product MIDRIEINLIPATRAVRDRHLKINLKYLIPAIIAIVLNLGALICMLILDGQIKRVETNIANTRRQIEVNRRIQDEIRTLTGIQQEIQVKVNALKSIDVNRAKWVDVLELYAKVLPSTTWITSAEEADGRMTISGMTEAVSEVGQFMNRLYAAPNVGGVDLVEMRDAGRDGQLKSFTLRHTLVNTNQNENK from the coding sequence ATGATAGATAGAATTGAAATTAACTTAATTCCGGCAACGCGAGCCGTCCGAGACAGACACCTCAAAATAAATTTGAAGTATCTTATTCCCGCCATAATTGCCATTGTGCTGAATTTGGGCGCGCTTATTTGTATGTTAATTTTGGACGGACAAATCAAGCGGGTGGAAACAAATATCGCAAACACAAGAAGGCAAATCGAAGTAAACAGAAGAATACAGGACGAAATAAGAACGCTGACGGGAATTCAGCAAGAGATACAGGTAAAAGTAAACGCGCTTAAATCGATAGACGTAAATCGCGCCAAATGGGTGGACGTGCTTGAATTATACGCAAAAGTTCTCCCCTCAACAACGTGGATAACGAGTGCAGAAGAAGCAGATGGCAGAATGACGATTTCGGGAATGACCGAAGCGGTTTCGGAAGTAGGACAGTTTATGAACAGACTGTATGCGGCGCCAAACGTAGGCGGCGTTGATTTGGTAGAAATGAGAGACGCGGGCAGAGACGGACAACTGAAAAGTTTCACGCTTCGGCATACTCTCGTAAACACAAACCAAAATGAAAATAAATAG
- a CDS encoding 4Fe-4S binding protein, protein MAYKITEDCLACGACVPECPTNAIVESGSTYVINADDCTDCGVCVDSCPADAIKA, encoded by the coding sequence ATGGCTTACAAAATCACAGAAGATTGCTTGGCGTGCGGCGCTTGCGTTCCCGAATGCCCGACAAACGCAATCGTAGAATCAGGTTCAACATACGTAATTAACGCGGATGATTGCACTGATTGCGGTGTGTGCGTAGATTCTTGCCCTGCAGACGCAATCAAAGCATAA
- a CDS encoding pilus assembly protein PilM, protein MGLFAKRKRKNYSVGLDIGSKSIKLVEIKKEDDFYRLVAVGVQDLPDGIVSNGEIKEKEIFISTISELINRCDPEIVDVIISMGTSSILSDKIKLNIEGSDDVAETILFEASQRSPFDGGDVTIQYKILPKSLTQEENIEMEEEKGDVTVLLVAAKEKNMKWCIDALYEAGLRPTIVDVSSYAFNNCYALESEVEEFPETLVLMDIGHQGSRMLFIKDGIYHSARNINIGGDYIAKTLQKQLKIDYQRALSILTGQQVQGVSLDDVQASLQFAFEEFVGSFDMAYSYYSKEAGYEKVEKIVVCGGGVYIPGLIDFLSNRLEIQVRLSNPFAFLKYDEELFNNADPSNFAALLSIATGLALRGVGRI, encoded by the coding sequence ATGGGATTGTTCGCTAAAAGAAAAAGAAAGAATTACAGCGTAGGACTTGATATTGGAAGCAAGTCCATAAAGTTGGTTGAAATAAAAAAAGAAGACGATTTTTACCGTCTTGTCGCCGTTGGTGTGCAAGATTTGCCTGACGGTATCGTCTCGAACGGCGAAATAAAAGAGAAAGAAATCTTTATTTCAACAATAAGCGAGCTTATTAACAGATGCGACCCCGAAATAGTCGATGTGATAATTTCTATGGGGACTTCGAGTATTCTGAGCGATAAAATCAAATTAAACATAGAAGGCTCCGACGACGTAGCCGAGACAATACTTTTTGAAGCAAGCCAAAGAAGTCCTTTTGACGGCGGAGACGTAACAATTCAATACAAGATATTGCCGAAAAGCCTAACGCAAGAAGAAAACATAGAAATGGAAGAAGAAAAAGGCGACGTAACGGTTTTGCTCGTTGCCGCCAAAGAAAAAAATATGAAATGGTGTATCGACGCGCTCTACGAAGCAGGACTTCGCCCTACGATTGTCGATGTTTCTTCTTACGCGTTCAACAACTGCTACGCCTTAGAGAGCGAAGTGGAAGAGTTCCCCGAAACGCTCGTACTTATGGATATAGGACACCAAGGAAGCAGAATGTTGTTTATTAAGGACGGAATTTATCATTCGGCAAGAAACATAAACATAGGCGGCGACTACATTGCCAAAACTCTGCAAAAACAGCTCAAAATAGATTATCAGCGCGCGTTGTCAATACTTACCGGGCAACAAGTTCAAGGTGTTTCGCTCGACGATGTTCAAGCGTCCCTGCAATTTGCGTTTGAGGAATTTGTGGGAAGTTTTGATATGGCGTATTCGTATTACAGCAAAGAAGCAGGCTACGAAAAAGTGGAAAAAATTGTGGTTTGCGGCGGCGGTGTTTATATTCCGGGACTGATTGACTTTCTTTCAAACCGCTTGGAAATTCAGGTGCGCCTCTCAAATCCGTTCGCGTTTTTGAAGTATGACGAAGAATTGTTTAACAATGCAGACCCGTCGAATTTTGCGGCGCTTCTGTCCATAGCAACCGGCTTGGCATTGCGAGGGGTAGGTAGAATATGA
- a CDS encoding DUF4974 domain-containing protein: MKRNFVNKIILAGLLLIPMCLFATQRLPSGTNDRVFERWEWNNATLSSIATQLSTVSGVDIVVDNTIANERIRLSLRNRTWQEVLAILCQINGWAYIVSDNHIFVATATDANEQLIREETVRRNLEAIETLEVLTIRLRNTTADEMERAVRAVLSQRGRVSAITHTNSLVVHELSRNVNTVMDFIDEMDREMMQISISAKIVEISSRVRNNMGVQWSFFGVGGNTVSGDIHHMTPIAGALQSATFGILNEVDFNITMEYLFTRENSEVVAEPQITTLENREARIFMGSQIPVTRLDISGNDIVEMLNAGTELIVTPTITGQGDIKMALNPIKRSYSMSADGPVITEQSAQTNVVVRDGETIVIAGLTDDDNQQTARGIPLLMDIPILGRLFRSTESDVRRRDLVIFVTPHIIKRTRLDLIEYQRETSPNNTAQVIRPEPLPAEWR, translated from the coding sequence ATGAAAAGGAATTTTGTAAACAAAATCATCTTGGCGGGATTATTGCTGATTCCGATGTGTTTGTTCGCTACACAGCGATTGCCAAGCGGAACAAATGACAGAGTATTTGAAAGATGGGAGTGGAATAATGCCACACTCAGTTCAATCGCGACGCAACTTTCGACTGTAAGCGGAGTTGACATTGTGGTCGATAACACTATCGCTAACGAAAGAATACGCCTCTCGCTTCGCAACAGAACGTGGCAGGAAGTTCTTGCTATATTGTGTCAGATAAACGGTTGGGCATACATCGTATCGGACAACCATATTTTTGTAGCAACCGCTACCGACGCAAACGAACAACTAATTCGCGAAGAAACAGTGCGCCGCAACTTAGAGGCGATAGAAACCTTGGAAGTATTAACGATACGCCTGCGCAACACCACCGCCGACGAAATGGAAAGAGCCGTTCGCGCAGTCCTTTCGCAAAGAGGTCGCGTTTCGGCGATTACTCACACCAATTCTTTGGTCGTTCACGAACTCTCTCGGAATGTCAATACCGTTATGGATTTTATTGACGAAATGGACAGAGAAATGATGCAGATTTCAATTTCCGCAAAAATCGTCGAAATTTCTTCGAGAGTACGTAATAATATGGGTGTTCAATGGAGTTTCTTCGGTGTCGGCGGAAACACAGTTTCGGGCGATATTCATCATATGACGCCTATTGCGGGCGCTCTTCAGAGTGCGACATTCGGAATACTTAACGAAGTCGATTTCAACATAACGATGGAATATTTGTTTACAAGAGAAAACAGCGAAGTTGTTGCAGAGCCGCAAATAACGACCTTGGAAAACAGAGAGGCGAGAATTTTTATGGGTAGTCAAATCCCCGTAACCCGTCTTGACATCTCAGGAAACGACATAGTTGAAATGCTTAACGCAGGTACGGAATTGATTGTCACACCGACCATTACAGGACAAGGCGACATAAAAATGGCGCTCAACCCAATCAAAAGGTCATACAGTATGTCAGCGGACGGACCAGTTATCACCGAGCAGAGCGCACAGACAAACGTAGTTGTTCGTGATGGCGAAACAATCGTTATCGCAGGTCTTACAGACGACGATAACCAGCAAACCGCAAGAGGAATACCGCTTTTGATGGATATTCCGATTTTAGGTCGTCTTTTCAGAAGCACGGAAAGCGACGTAAGAAGACGAGACCTCGTTATTTTTGTGACACCGCATATTATCAAAAGAACGCGTTTGGATTTGATTGAATACCAAAGAGAAACATCACCAAACAATACAGCGCAGGTAATCAGACCCGAGCCGTTGCCCGCAGAATGGAGATAA
- a CDS encoding SH3 domain-containing protein, which yields MKIIISAILLCGVAVWANTVSYIGLVSGQLGHIINVETRAADMEISYESKDGNLLIRIKSPNFTRQTNLTGLRNLDNSFPMSAMASRVEDGEVQILLQNFRANASDMQSRQNENGILFLLPSAAGIAQIAETAERQRIRLAVSGNTVNLRARPSTTAQVVARKRRGDEISATRKEQDWYAVELENGTTAWIHESVVANGAVFAAQQGIAATAPTPTRGATDEVVVGDVIVPVQDATVLTPRPLVIDTAIVAETATQVQEGQTPPSAPRTVHTYSRRGRDPFLPLDRSHFLREGLPHLNNMTLVGILYDASGGLALFEERIGSEITAFSMKIGDPVVSGKLLRIEDGKAIFLLREANFSYTVIKELNVN from the coding sequence ATGAAAATAATTATTTCTGCAATATTGCTTTGCGGCGTCGCGGTTTGGGCGAACACGGTTTCGTATATCGGATTGGTATCGGGGCAACTCGGGCATATCATAAATGTCGAGACAAGAGCCGCCGATATGGAGATTTCGTATGAGAGTAAAGACGGAAATTTGCTTATAAGAATAAAATCGCCTAATTTCACGAGGCAAACAAATTTGACGGGATTAAGAAACCTCGACAACAGTTTTCCTATGTCTGCAATGGCAAGCAGAGTAGAAGACGGTGAAGTCCAAATTTTGCTTCAGAATTTCAGAGCGAATGCAAGCGATATGCAAAGCAGACAAAACGAAAACGGAATATTGTTCCTTTTACCGAGCGCCGCAGGAATTGCTCAAATAGCCGAAACTGCCGAAAGACAGAGAATTCGCCTTGCTGTTTCCGGAAACACTGTAAATCTGAGAGCAAGACCTTCAACAACCGCTCAGGTTGTCGCAAGAAAACGACGTGGCGACGAAATTTCGGCAACGCGTAAAGAGCAAGACTGGTACGCCGTCGAGCTCGAAAACGGAACCACGGCTTGGATACACGAAAGCGTAGTGGCAAACGGCGCTGTTTTTGCGGCGCAACAAGGAATTGCCGCTACCGCCCCCACTCCGACGCGCGGAGCAACAGACGAAGTTGTCGTAGGCGATGTAATAGTTCCGGTGCAAGACGCAACAGTGCTTACTCCGCGTCCATTGGTTATAGATACAGCGATTGTTGCCGAAACGGCAACGCAAGTCCAAGAAGGGCAAACGCCTCCTTCCGCACCAAGAACGGTACACACATACAGTCGAAGAGGCAGAGACCCGTTCTTACCGCTTGACAGGTCGCACTTTTTGCGCGAAGGTCTCCCCCACTTGAACAATATGACCCTTGTGGGAATTTTGTATGACGCATCAGGCGGATTGGCGCTTTTTGAAGAAAGAATAGGAAGCGAGATTACCGCGTTCTCTATGAAAATAGGCGACCCTGTGGTAAGTGGTAAATTGTTGAGAATAGAAGACGGAAAAGCTATTTTCCTTTTGCGGGAAGCGAATTTCTCATACACGGTTATAAAAGAATTGAACGTTAATTAA